A window of candidate division WOR-3 bacterium genomic DNA:
GATTTATTTAGAAGCTTATTATTATCTGATAAGAGATGATAGAAGAAGAGTTTGTAATAAAAAATAATTTAGGTTTACATTTAAGACCAGTAAATGAATTAGTTTCAAAAATTTCGAAGTATAAATCAAATATAAAAATATTAAAAAATGATGAAATTGCTGATGGTAAAAGTGTGATGGATATTTTAACACTTATAGTTTCTTGTGGTGA
This region includes:
- a CDS encoding HPr family phosphocarrier protein; this encodes MIEEEFVIKNNLGLHLRPVNELVSKISKYKSNIKILKNDEIADGKSVMDILTLIVSCGDKIKVIVEGEDEEQ